The DNA region CCGGCGTCTCCGAGCGCTCCCGCAGCCGCGCCGCCGAGCTGCTTCCCGGAGTGCCGCTCGTAGACCCTCCGGAGGTGCTGGCCCGTGCCGAACTGGTGCTGCTCACCGTGCCGGACGACGCGCTCCCCGAGCTGGTCGCCGGGCTCGCGCGTACCGGCGCCTTCAAGCCGGGCCGCCTCATCGTCCACACCTCAGGGCGGTACGGGACGAGCGTGCTCGAACCCGCCCTGCGCCAGGGGGCGTTGCCCCTGGCGCTGCATCCGGTGATGACGTTCACCGGTACGCCCGTCGACGTACAGCGGCTGGCGGGGTGCTCGTTCGGAGTCACCGCGCCCGAGGAGCTGCGGCTGGCCGCGCAGGCTCTCGTCATCGAGATGGGCGGCGAGCCGGAGTGGATCAGCGAGGAGGCACGTCCGCTCTACCATGCGGCGCTCGCGGTGGGCGCCAACCATCTCGTCACGCTCGTAGCGCAGTCCATGGATCTGCTGCGCGCCTCCGGTGTCGAGGCGCCCGCGAAGATGCTGGGGCCGCTGCTGGGCGCCGCCCTCGACAACAGCCTGCGCTCCGGCGACG from Streptomyces marispadix includes:
- a CDS encoding Rossmann-like and DUF2520 domain-containing protein; this encodes MTVGVVGTGRVGPALAAALRQAGHRPVAASGVSERSRSRAAELLPGVPLVDPPEVLARAELVLLTVPDDALPELVAGLARTGAFKPGRLIVHTSGRYGTSVLEPALRQGALPLALHPVMTFTGTPVDVQRLAGCSFGVTAPEELRLAAQALVIEMGGEPEWISEEARPLYHAALAVGANHLVTLVAQSMDLLRASGVEAPAKMLGPLLGAALDNSLRSGDAALTGPVARGDAGTVSAHLAELGAHAPRMVASYLAMARATADRAIDNGLLKPELAEELLDVLSEGGRR